A window of Dysidea avara chromosome 1, odDysAvar1.4, whole genome shotgun sequence genomic DNA:
acacccctggagagtaaccattactctaaaggagtaactggggagtaacatatgctctgaaggtggtgtcacttactcttcagagtaatggttattctcttcaagtgttggttactctccatggggtgttaaatcctccctacactgggaactcttcagagtggtgATTACTCtttattttaacagtgtatgatACAaatctggatatcatcttattcgcctactcaagaggagttcaaaaatctttgtttcattgcagtagactaaaggatacgtaagttatgggcgtttgtGTACGTCACGTCGAAACGATCGTACgcaattgatttttcttcacagatttcgtctctgtatgcagtgaagaatggtaaCAGAAGACAAAACCTACCCAGTAATgtactcccctattcatggcgaacacaacggtgcaagttgcaactctgtactgcattctatttgtaagttacagccctTTTTGGGTTACCATTATTCCACGGAAcggcacggaacggaatgaCATATTCCGTGGCATTATTCTCCGGAACGGAACAGAGCAGACACacgtttatttatttatctattatcaatttaccacaagGGAAGGAACGGTACAAAAagcaagcctgtacaaggtactgtcctaatacaaaacacatagctacaaccactaaacaaaacacacacaaaataacacttacaaaacaaatcaacaacaattataattacatctacaaaacaacaacaataaattacatttaaaaattacaacaaaAATGTCTGTAAATAGTGTGGCGAGAAACAGAACGGCTCTCGATTCCCAGAATACTGATTGGTACTTTGTTCCACACAAAGCAAACCAAACACGTTCCCTCCAGCGCATCAACTATAGTATTTCTTTGTGGCCATGGGTGTCCTGGAATGGCTAGATCTATAAGGGAAGTTCTATAGACTACATTCAACTCTAAATCTATAGCTATCAGGTGTGCAAAGTTATAGCATAAAAACTAGTAGTCGCAATATTATGTCTGTTTTATTATAAACTTAAAGGTTGTCTCTCAACTTGGACCAGTCCCCAAGTCTCaactatgtatgtagctatacagcatGTCTAATTTAACCTTGCTACATAGGTTGATGCCAGTGAAAAAAATTCTTACAGGAAGCAAGAATACACAGTTGAACAGCAAAAATTGAatacattcaattaactatgTTGATAACACCAACATTATCAAGTAAAATAAGTAACAAAGTATTAGCATATACAgtaaattaacacaattaaattaaaagcagtacagcaaataaatggtaCAACGATAGACTACACTGTAACAATTACTAAACACTAATTAGTATCAACACAGCTTTGACAACTCCAGCGTACATTCTTTGTCTAAGGTGCTTCAAATGAAACTGGAGAAATGCACACATCCCCATAGTACCATTCTGAACACTCCAAAAAGCATATCATTGGAGGTCAACGTGGCATGCCAGGCGTCCAGTAAGCCTTTGCTTGTTcagtttattttattttcagatttttcttcttttgcctCTGATTGGTAACATAGAAAAACATTGTTGTTCAATACAAGATGAGATGGCTACACATCTTATAAGGTAGCCAAATACTAATTTGCCAGGGTTTTCACCTAAACACAGGAGCACTGCATATGCAATGCTGAACAAACCACAATCATTACATCCAGTCTGTTTATGAACATCTACAAAGTTCAGGGTAAATTCTGATTTTGTTGGTGTGCAGTAAACAGGCCACTTGCATTAGTTGTCATAAGAAAACATACTATCAAAAACCAATGCATCTTTTCTGGTTGAGTTACTAATTGTCACCCAGTGATTTCAGTTGCTGTCATGTATAACTTGAGTGAAAGCACTTTCAACAATCAAATAACTCAATAGCCAACATCTTGAAATTTTGTTTGAAGTACTTGTTCAATATTATATTGGTTAGCATTGATCATTGCAACATTAATCCAATCACCCGACAATACCACAGCTTTGTTCACATACATGAAGTGTAATTCATCAATCCAGGAATGGGTGTCTTCATCTTTGGACGATTCTCTATATGTATCAGCAGTCTTTTATTTTGTAGGTGGATGCTGCTTCTTTTTACTGAGTTGTATACTTTTGAACAAGTTTTGGAAGCTTCATTGACAGGTTGACTCGATGGAGAGCTGTCCAAAAGGAGTGATCCACTGTGTGATGAGCCTTCCTCACTGCACACTACATGATCTGCATGTTGGAGCAAACATATTAACTGTTAACATAATgatattaactacaaaacaagtaaGGAAATATTAATCCTTTTTTTCTTgctaaaaaataaaaatgtacGGTTAATTGTTAGTAGCAGAGCCCTAATTAAAATTAGCTCTAAATAGAGTAGAAACCTGGTCAGCATGTTCTATATAATTTCATTGGTGTGAACCAAGCAGTCAAAGAAAAGTATTGAGAGAGAAAGTGGCAAAATGAGTGCTACCATTAGATGTTTGTATATCACCACCACAATGTGACACTGCAGTGCATCAAAAAGCTACTATCAATGCtattcttgtccagaaagtaagcaatgACATTTTGTTGTTGGCCTTGCCATTTTTTTCTATCTAGTAAACAACTACAGGCTACCAACACTTCAGTAACTCCACCACAGGCTTAGCAAACCCATGCAGATACCAAAGAAAGAGATTAGATAAAATTTTAGCTTAACTTTCAGCCATTAAAATTATCACCACTAGTGTTCATTTTGCTCAATTGATGGTAAATCCATTCTCAAGTTAGCATTAGGTTTACAGGTAAGGAGGCTCAAGGAgtctgtaaagcctgatctttacAAAGTTGTTGCAATTAAGAAGATTATAAATTGTAGCTAGGTTTGGAGCAGTCAGGCTGTTCCGCTGAGAGACAATAtgtcaaacaaacacacactcaccTTTATACTGATTCTTGTCCACTCACGTAAGTTTTCAAATTCTGTGTTAGGGCCATACGTATTGCAACATACAGCAGTACTAAATTTCTCTTTCATAAACCAAGTCAAAAGTTCAGTTTTCAACCTAGTGGCCTTTGTTAATAAAACTCTGAATCTCTCATCAAAATCACGGAGATCTGCTATAGTACCTAAAATGTAATTCTCAGTCCTTCTTAGCTCTGGTCTACCACACTGGTTCTGCCGTCCAGGTTGTTTTCCACTCTGGTTCTGTCATCCAGGTCGTCTGGTTCTGCCATCAGAATTTCCTTCCATTCTGGTTCTTTCTGCTATAAGCACTTTCTATAACTACAGCAAAGACTGAATTCACCACAAAAGGACTTCTTTGCATTCATCACCAACTCACCTTCTTCATCTTGTGTTCCCTCGTGCTGTCACCTCTGATGACAGTTgcaggtcacgtgataaaaTTCCACATTAGCATAACTCGAGGCATAATTATAGCCGAAAGGCTAGTTATCGGCTACAAGAAACAGCCGGCTTGTTTTGTTTGTCACAAAAGTAACATAGTATAGTGTTTGAAAAGTGATTTAGAGAATATATCTAGGCACTTTAGGCGTTCTGTTCCGGAGAATAATGCCACGGAAtatgccattccgttccgttccgtggaatAATGGTAACCCATTTTTGTAAGCgtatgtaatttatttccccaatgcttgctgtacaaattaatctttctgttgttgctactttgtagggctgtaactccaaaagttgttgccatatgaggctgaaacttggccagagcacaTACTTCGCTAACTAGATTATAtagatattcaataataaagaatttgaaaaatgcgccattatgtcgggttttcgcagatccggtcacaaataaccTTTTCTGTTAAATAGTTTAAGTTATTTAGGCTCTGCtgcaaacttgattcttggatTGAAATGtttctcttgcaagtaaaacagtAGCCTTATATAATAGTAAATTTCTTAGCTTTTATAAAGTTCAaaaggctgcaacatctgagaactgtttgttttgtttcccttgcttgatcaaatcccatgctacatttgtataaatctagcagctttggagtttgcactatcagatcccttgaagctcaactttaagcttaaataATACTGCAGCATgtatgttgtcatgatcattgtgtgctaaaaagggCTTAGTTggggccaaaaactagttgtatttgtagactacagttgtaaaacaattataatgatggatggatccatcaGAGGAGCAACCTGCACTTCAGAACAGTGGCTACATATGAAGTAGATCaaatcctgtgttttaaatattctccttgaccttacattcaattaactatatTGTCTATTatatacactctttattctctttgacaagctACTGGcccactattatacattttcaaaTCCAACAAGAAACAGTGCATAGTTCTGTTTTTAtctaaaattacttccaactgaactcattcaaattaaaattgtttccacctgaactcatttatcttgtactcacatttggttaaaaatagcttctagattcaatctaGCTTaattgtgatagccattttttccaaaaatttccagggagTTTGGGAGTATATATGCCACCAGATCTAGAGCCCCTCTAGCTGGAGAATTATATACAACTGACTGCACATGCATTCCATACATtggtgagtcagtctacttACCCTCTCCACTCCCACTTATCCTCTCTACTatttggacagctagtgtagtttgagccatgagactgtaaattatgctatacttcaaaacactaaatttgatcgTGTGCAGCTGCCGATACCCAAATGTGACATCATTTTTCTctcaaaattactaccaaattcaatctcagttaGCCAAAtatgcaaaattttcctgtcagggcatacccccagacctccctagatagagcatgctccgcatgctgagtgtgcttctcacactacTTATATCAACTATATATCTTGCTACATAATAAATGTCCACgttagcaccccccccccccccccccccttctggaatcctagatccgcccctggaattACTTAGTGGTGATGGCTCCATCATTACTGCATGTACTGCTTACAATATTAGAAAACACATCACATATACATTAGATTTTCACTAGCTGCTTGCCCTGAATGGAGAGAATTGTATTTATTACTTGTTCATTATGACACAAGACATTAACGGTAATATCAAGTACcgtatgtcgtgcggcccaagaagccggcgcgccacaccgtgagtatatttacaggaagaaagtaaacgcgattttcatacctttgtagctccgtgatttcctatccgattgaaaccaaagttgctacagatgtGTTGGCTAGGGTGGGGAGTCAACATTCCAAATTCGAAGACAATCGCTCAagtcatttccgagatacgagtggccaaagttagggttttttcttcgtcttcttttcgcacactttgcaaaatcggtggggtctattctacggaacggaaccgAACGGAACAGAATGATGggctaaactacggaacggaacgctttcccAAATTAAAgcctgcagcttaccattgctgaaactagCCTTACAAGTTATCAACGGACTTCTAGTTGGTGATCAAACATACCTCCAAGAAAGATAGAGATGATTaaaggattgattgtgggttcgtGTTAGTCGTTATTAGCAACGAATTTGTAATTGTGGTATTAGCTGTCACAATGACTGTTCTCCTCCCTAATATACCAAGCGGTGCTCTTTAATTCATTTATTGATGACTGAGGCGAGTTCGTTGCAGCGACTCAGATGCAGGATTGGAAGTCAGTTAATTGTTTCTGCTGGTATTGACAAGCTATTCAGAAGGCTAATCAATTTCATAAGTTTCAGAGTACAGTCACAATAAACTGACCACATCTTCCAGAAACCAGAAAGGcgctggtgacaggaaaaggttAGTTGATCACAACTTGATTCAGTAAATAGCTACGTGGCTGAGTGAGTGAAGTATCACTTTCAGAGTTTCAGACCACATGTGAAGATTTATGAGattggattcatcaaattttagtTGCAATGGACTATGATGGTGATGTTTTTGTTTGCACTCTTTTATACACAATACAGATGACTGTTGCCTTGCAACAAGATCTGGACTTGCTAGTCCAATGGTCTCACACTTGGATGATGTCAGTCAATCCTCAAAAATGTGAGTTTTTAAAAGTGACAAATGAGAAGTCCCATCGTACATATTAGAACACACTAATCAAGGAAGTTTTGTCTGCTACCTATCTAGGGGTTTTGATAGCAAGCTGACTTTGAATATCATATTCAGAAGAGCCAACGAATCAACACCTTCTATATACACAGAATTTTACATCACTGCATTCCCAAGTTGTGTAAGTGCAATTGTTACAGAAGCATGGTTAGACCTATTGTGGAATATGCATCACCTGTTTGGGATCCCCACAAAAACAAAGCTGAAGCCATCCAGAAGAGAGCTACCAGACTCTGTCTAAATGATTTTTCAAGATACTCCAGTGTTCCAATAATTATGCTGATCTACCTACACTACAACAGGGAAGAGTCAGAGCTAAACTCACAATGATGTACAAGATTATTAATGACCACATTGATATCACTAAAGATTTCTTTATCCATTTTTACCCTCGGTTAAAGGAATGGATGTTTTCAACTAATGACAAACAGAACATTGATTCATATAAATTATTTTCCCTTCAGTAATTAAGCTTTGGAACCCACTCCCCCTTATGTAATTAATTCTCCCTCCTTCAttcagttttgtaataacttaagtactgtacatgtgaatTATATAATCTTGTGTGACTTCTGCGCAGTAAACAAATAAATCCAGACGAGCTGAATTTTTCTCGAAGTAAAATGAAATCTTACTGCATCtttaattgcaaaaattctagcCTCACATACAAGTAGTTATGTACTAAATATAATTAATATATATGTACTATCATAACGTATGTACTAATTACAAATACACTTGAAGTTGGTGTATCTGACATTATAGCTAAAACCAAGGACCTTTTAGACAGCACTGTCAAAGATGATTCATTAACTATCCAAAGCCATACTGACTGTGTCATAATAATCCACTCTATCTTCTCTTAAATGGGAGTGTAACAAATCAAATATTATATCAATTTCATAATGTTGTGTACAACATACATAACTTTTAAATTTGTGTACATATTTTTGAGTGATTTCCAGTCCAGCTAGTCCAATGGGTTCATAAGTTCATGTATTTGTCCTGCTCTGTATTgatctgctatacagttgagatttcaaggtataCTGCCAGGTCGGGTACCCACACAGGCCACAATGTTGCAGCATATTCAAGTAGGATACAAATAAATACAGTATGCATGTTAGCTTCTTTGTACATGTGCAGAGAAGCAAGGCCGGCTCAGCAGGGTGGGCCAGGTGGGCCATGGCACGCCCAATAATTCCTGCTTCAATATTTTAACCATAACCATAACCATAGCAAACCAGTTTAATTATGCTGGCACCTGGTTTCCAATCATCACTGAAGCGGCTGGCCATGTTTCTCCTTGTAACATCTGCTGTTGATATTGTTTGTCATAACTGTAGACTAGTTGTTGTAGGAGGCCGTTCACGATTATCTCACACCATGGACCTGGTAAAGTAACACCCCTGGCCTTTATTTAGGACAGGCGTTTATGGCATTATTCAGGCATTTAATTAGGGCCTCAACATACATGACAACATGTATCATCATTGAACTGGACAAGATTCATGGTTACTGAGTTTAGCTTCCTTCATTATGATGATAAAGAACTGTTTGCCACACTTGCCACAGGTAGAGGAAAATGCATAGCTTATAAGTTATACAACAAGGTTTTTGTAGCTAAGTTTAAAAATATTAACCAGTTGATTTACCAACATTGCATTGCCGCCAGCTTTCAACAAAATGGAAAGATGGACTGGCAATaattttaagctggatactagctagctataagaatACTGATTACGTTTAACAAATTTTCTGTCGAAATTATCATAATTTTCATTTTCAAGCATCTAGATTTCAAATAATTTCCTgggaggggcatgcccccaaacccCCCTAGAGGGAAAAATGCTTTGCATTTTACAAACGCAGTGACTTTTATACCTGTCAAGAATATAACAGTTTGGCCCACCCAATGTTAAAAAAGTGAGCCGGCCCTGCAGAGAagtatgtgaaatgttacactacaGAAATCCCTGTGGTGGCTGTCAACATAGTATACATACATGGGAGTCTTAGGAGATTTGGTTGGTCTCAAGTATTGATTAAAGGCTAGCAGTTGAAAACAGAAACTTTTCAACTCACTGCTGGCTTTGGTCCACTGCAGTAGTTAATGGATTCAGGCATGCCATTTTATTGATGCTCacagaatatagcctccttaTGGCACACGGCCCAGTCTGTCAGTATCATTGCTCAACACACTGCATGAAATTCCTTAACTTTTTGACTGAGTTAATTCCACTGACTCAGTCTCCTTGCTATCTATGTAGTATACCTCCAGTGTACAGATGCATAATTGAAACACCGGCCCAGGCCCCAGACTGTATAAGTAAGCataaacaactcacatactattAGCCGTGATGAAACAAGCAATAAATTAAATACCCTTCAAGATAAATTCATCATTGAGACAGTTAATCCCACAataagtacttcgttactaatgataaccaacaagaacccacaatcagtcctttaattgtttctatctttctTGAGAGCATGTTTAATCACCCTCTGAAGGTCCGTCGATAACATGTAAGAGCAGTTTCAGCAACGGTAAACTGCaggcttcaatttgagaaagcgttccgttccgtaatttagtccatcattctgttccgtagaatagaccccagctgcaaaatccgccataaaacacgaatacaTGATCCgatccaatcgggctgaaatttagcacacgtaaagggcttaTTAAGGCGAATGGCAGGACCAAGtttagtaggaatccgatgaatgtGATGCATAGTGGTTTGATAGGGTAGAACGACCGATTCTGGCCCCAGATAGAGGAAACGAAACTACAAGCTACAACACGTGTTCGCGCCTAATACCAACCTAATATATTAGAGTCTCACATGTGCAGTAATTGCAATAGCTAATATTAGTAACAGTATTAAGTGTCAGTCAATCTAAGACTTCCTCCGGGGGGGCACAAAGAGCACCAGTCCATTGCTGTACCCTCTGGCGTCCCTTCACTGCTGCTCGACGAACTGGTCTTGACATCTCTTCCACAGTGGGCTGTTTGTTTTGAACATTATCCTCACGTGTTGATCGTGGCAACTCTGCTGCTGTGACCTCAAGAGGATAGAGCTTAGTTATCGGTCGATTTGTCTGACCAGTGAATGTCCTGACATTTGCAGAATGAGCAAATCCATCGTTGCTTGTTAAGATATTCAACAACACCTAGTCTCCACTGAATCCGGGGAGCATCATCGTGGATGAGGACAACATCACCAACTCCTATCATCTGTGTGTTATTGCCTGTTGAGCGATGGAATTCTCGAAGCGAGGTCAGATACTCCTTCTGCCATCTGGTCCAAAAATGCTTGAAGAGCAGTGCTTGAGCCTTAGTCCTCTTCCTAATGTCTGCATCATCACCGTATGTTGGGTCATCTATCTCATCATCTTCTACTCTCTGATAAGGCAGGGAGACAATGGGTCGGCCATATAGGAGGTGGGATGGTGTTATGGGGTCTATGTCATTGACATCAGCAGAAACATGGGTTAGCGGACGGTTGTTCAGCACAGCTTCTACCTCCACCACTATGGTCTGGAGACTGTCCAATGTGACATGACTGCGGCCCAATATCTTCTTCAGAACTGACTTCGTGAGCCCAACAAGTCTTTCCCAAAATCCCCCAAACCAGGGGGCACGTTTGGGGATAAAACGCCAATCAACGCCTCTCCTTGAAAGACTCTCAGCTAGTTCCTCAGATGATAATAGGCTCTTGAGCTCCTCGGCCGCAGCCAAGTATGTGGAGGCATTGTCAGAGAGCATTAATCTTGGCAGAGATCTTCTGCTGGCGAAGCGACGGAATGCCTGTAAGAAACACGCAACAGTTAGATCAACAACTATTTCCAGATGGATTGCTCTGGAAACAGCGCAGGTGAAGAGGCAAATGTAGGCCTTGCATTCACCTTCACTGCTCCGGACGTACAGCGCACCAGTGAAATCCACTCTGGTGACTTCGAACGGATTAGCCATATTGACTCGGCATTTCACAAGTGGTGGAGGGTCTGGCGCTGAATATGGTCTGCATGAAACCTTTCTGCAGATTACACACTTCCAGAGCAGTGAGCGGATGCGCTGTCTTCCTGATGGTATCCAGTACTGCTGCCGGATAACCGTCAGGGTGGAGTTCACGCCTCCGTGACGTTGTGTTATGTGTGCTTGTATGATCACAAGGTTTGTGTAATGGTGTTTAGATGGCAGCAAGTAGGGAAACCTTGTAAGCTCTGAAAGTGGAGCATTGTGGATGTGGCCACCACATCTAATCAGCTGGTTCTGATCCAAGAATAGCCTGAGCTTTCTTACCAGTGGGAGCCGTCGAGATTTTGAAGTCAAGTTAGAGATCTCTCTGGGAAATTCTGCATGTTGAACAGCTTCAAGGACCTTCAGGTTTGCTGTAGACATCTCTGCTGGGGTTAGATACCTTGTGCTGACAGTTAGGAGATGTCTTGTATTGTTGACAAGGCGCAACACATAGGCAGTTACTGCAAGCAATCTCTTTAAGCTACTGTACCTCTTGATATGTATGATGTTCAGGAGGGTAACTGATGGGTCGCTTTCATCTTGTTCGGTGTGCGAGCTTTGATCTGCTTTTTCTAAGTCAATTTCTGATTGTGATAGGAGCACTCCTGTAGGGTCCCAGACTGGCCAACGTTGTTGAGATGACAACCATGGTGGTCCCTGTAGCCACATGGTAGATGAGCTGAGCTGTTGAAAGGTTATCCCTCTTGTCAGGAGATCTGCTGGATTTTCTGCAGACGGACAGTACTTCCACCTATTGGAAACAGAGTGAATCTCAGCAACCCTATGACTTACATATGGCTTCAATGTTTTCTGGCTATTAATCCAATGCAGAACTATCTGACTATCTGACCACAAATGAACAGTCACATTGATTGTCAGGGATTTCATAATAAAGTGAGCTAGCCTGGCCGCAAGTACAGCTGCATTTAATTCCATTTTGGGCAGGGTTAGCTGCTTCAATGGTGCAGCTCTAGTCTTGGACATCAGTATTGAGGCTGGTCCTTGCCCTTGTTGGATAAAGGCAACTGCGCCGTAGGCCTTTAAGCTTGCGTCAGCAAACACATGCAGACTAGTGGAAACACCCTGAGGTACTGGAAAAACAATATTGTACTTGCGGGAGAAGGACAGAGTTGTGGCTTGTGCAATGTTCGCAGCAATGGTGATCCATTGAGTGCACAGACTGGAGTCAAGTGTAGTGTCCCACTCTAAATGCTCTTGCCATAGCTGTTGTAGGAAGAGCTTTGCGGAGATCGTGACAGGTGATAGTAGTCCAAAAATGCTTGATGACCACTTGAGAACCTCTCGCTTAGTCATTGTAGGTGGAAATTTTGTGTCTAGGTTGGGGGAGACATAGAACATATCACTCTCAGTGTTCCAGTACATTCCTAGTACTTTGACTGGGTTGCTTGGTTCAGCAACCTTGTGCTGTGATGCTACCTGCTGAAGGCAATCACAGTTCGAGGACCAGGAGCGTAGGTTGAAACCTGTCCTACCAAGTACTGAACGAGACTCAATGAAATATTTGTGTGCAGCTTCCTCACTACGGCAACCAGACACAACATTGTCTACGTAAAGATTGTGAAGTAGATCCTGTGATGTTGCAGAGGAATTCCGAATTAGGTGGAAGCTAAGTGCTGCATACAGCATGAAAGGAGAACTAGTAGCTCCAAATAGCACAACTCGGAATCTATAGATCACAAAGGGGCTGTTCTCATCAGTGGGATCTGACAGCCATAAAAAATGTGTACTGTCACTGTCTGATTCGTCTAAATACACATGGAGAAAGGCTTTCTCGATGTCAGCTGAAAGCGCAATTGTATGTAGTCGGAAACAGAGAAGAATGGTGCAAAGATCTGTGAGGAACGGGGGGCCTGCTGAAAGGCAGTCATTAAGGCTAGGATTGTTGCGAGACTGTTTGCAACTGCAGTCGTACACTATTCGGATAGGTGTGGTGGCCGAGTCTTTTCTGACTGGATGATGGGGAATGTAGTGTACATTATGTGTGTGACTGCCACTCTCTACTCTTTCTATGAAGCCTTTTTGTTCTTGATCTTTAATGATGGTTCCATATGTTTTCAGTAGCTCTGGTGTTTTGGACAATCGATGTGCTAGGGACCTAGTTCGTTTCGAGCAGATAAAATAATTAGATGGGAGAGGAGGGTGATCCTCTCTCCAGGGAAAGCGCAAGCTATAGGCACCATCTGATCGTATAGTGATATGGCTTTTCATGTATTGCTGGAGGAACACATTGTTATCTGGAGTGTCTGCAGTGGGTGACAAGCTTGCAGACTCTGAATTCCAGAATTGGAATAGGTCACTGGTTTCTGTGGTACACGATAGTATAGCTATGTGTAAGTTAGTTGAATTAATGGGTTGAGATAAGGGAAGTGGGCCAGACAATAGGTAGCCTAGTCGTGATTGAACTGCTGTGGGACCATCACCCCGAATTACCTCATCTTGCACGAAACGCCAGTAGTGGTCAGCCCCAATGAGAATTGAGATTTGGAAGTTCTCATCCCCGGTTACTGGATGAGCCAATGTGAGGCCCTTCAGATATGGAACTTCACTCAGGTGGGTACGCACTGAGTTTCGGATGGGGGCTGCCAACTGCTGAACAATGAGGACCGAAATTGGGATACCAGCAAAGTTCAGGGTGTGTACAAAGAGTGTTGCTACCTCAAGGCTTCTGGACGAGGACACCTGCCCTCCAAAGGATGATAGTGAGATAGTCTCACGGTGGGTTGGATGAAGACACAGTTCATCATCCAGTGCTTGTGTGATGAAAGAGCACTGCGCTCCCTCATCAAACAGAATTTTTCCTTCTGTAGTGGTGGTTGCT
This region includes:
- the LOC136259874 gene encoding uncharacterized protein, with protein sequence MEALLNLTKPSNNLASLQGFHDTIERHMRSLPALGKSPESYGMLLTSSILSKLPVETKRHMAREHYETEWYIKDVMAAIRKEVQIFEMSYQHGSKPSNYDSFPPSTSSFHTATHKGHHHRDGQQRKEPVCVFCKGGHKAGVCNSVTDPKERLSIVKRDNLCFNCLARHKVTQCTSKFTCRECKKRHHTSLCHAFLTETTQSQPDQQTSALPNAQAPATDNAAFTTMTPAPLSALYTKGKILFDEGAQCSFITQALDDELCLHPTHRETISLSSFGGQVSSSRSLEVATLFVHTLNFAGIPISVLIVQQLAAPIRNSVRTHLSEVPYLKGLTLAHPVTGDENFQISILIGADHYWRFVQDEVIRGDGPTAVQSRLGYLLSGPLPLSQPINSTNLHIAILSCTTETSDLFQFWNSESASLSPTADTPDNNVFLQQYMKSHITIRSDGAYSLRFPWREDHPPLPSNYFICSKRTRSLAHRLSKTPELLKTYGTIIKDQEQKGFIERVESGSHTHNVHYIPHHPVRKDSATTPIRIVYDCSCKQSRNNPSLNDCLSAGPPFLTDLCTILLCFRLHTIALSADIEKAFLHVYLDESDSDSTHFLWLSDPTDENSPFVIYRFRVVLFGATSSPFMLYAALSFHLIRNSSATSQDLLHNLYVDNVVSGCRSEEAAHKYFIESRSVLGRTGFNLRSWSSNCDCLQQVASQHKVAEPSNPVKVLGMYWNTESDMFYVSPNLDTKFPPTMTKREVLKWSSSIFGLLSPVTISAKLFLQQLWQEHLEWDTTLDSSLCTQWITIAANIAQATTLSFSRKYNIVFPVPQGVSTSLHVFADASLKAYGAVAFIQQGQGPASILMSKTRAAPLKQLTLPKMELNAAVLAARLAHFIMKSLTINVTVHLWSDSQIVLHWINSQKTLKPYVSHRVAEIHSVSNRWKYCPSAENPADLLTRGITFQQLSSSTMWLQGPPWLSSQQRWPVWDPTGVLLSQSEIDLEKADQSSHTEQDESDPSVTLLNIIHIKRYSSLKRLLAVTAYVLRLVNNTRHLLTVSTRYLTPAEMSTANLKVLEAVQHAEFPREISNLTSKSRRLPLVRKLRLFLDQNQLIRCGGHIHNAPLSELTRFPYLLPSKHHYTNLVIIQAHITQRHGGVNSTLTVIRQQYWIPSGRQRIRSLLWKCVICRKVSCRPYSAPDPPPLVKCRVNMANPFEVTRVDFTGALYVRSSEGECKAYICLFTCAVSRAIHLEIVVDLTVACFLQAFRRFASRRSLPRLMLSDNASTYLAAAEELKSLLSSEELAESLSRRGVDWRFIPKRAPWFGGFWERLVGLTKSVLKKILGRSHVTLDSLQTIVVEVEAVLNNRPLTHVSADVNDIDPITPSHLLYGRPIVSLPYQRVEDDEIDDPTYGDDADIRKRTKAQALLFKHFWTRWQKEYLTSLREFHRSTGNNTQMIGVGDVVLIHDDAPRIQWRLGVVEYLNKQRWICSFCKCQDIHWSDKSTDN